One genomic region from Paramicrobacterium agarici encodes:
- a CDS encoding SDR family oxidoreductase, protein MSNPLQPGSLDGKRVLVTGSSRGVGADTIRYFAEAGAHVAINFRNKEARAVKLADSIRESGGTAITVGADLTDADSVSAMFAAVKAEFGGLDILVLNASGGMESGMGEDYAMSLNRDAQVGALAAAEPLLSEGSRVVFVTSHQAHFIRTTPTMPEYEPVAKSKRAGEDALRERIPALAEKGIGFVVVSGDMIEGTITATLLNRMNPGAIEERKKAAGKLYNVAEFAAEVASAAVDPVPDDNTRLVGDVSDFAPEA, encoded by the coding sequence GTGTCCAACCCTCTTCAGCCCGGTTCACTCGACGGCAAGCGCGTACTCGTGACGGGCTCGAGTCGCGGTGTCGGCGCCGACACGATCCGTTACTTCGCAGAAGCCGGCGCTCACGTTGCCATCAACTTTCGCAACAAAGAAGCACGCGCCGTGAAGCTCGCCGACAGCATTCGCGAGAGTGGGGGTACGGCGATCACGGTTGGTGCCGATCTCACCGACGCCGACTCGGTGTCTGCGATGTTCGCCGCAGTGAAAGCTGAGTTCGGTGGCCTCGACATTCTTGTTCTTAACGCATCGGGCGGCATGGAATCCGGCATGGGCGAGGACTACGCAATGTCACTGAATCGTGACGCGCAGGTCGGTGCCCTGGCTGCCGCCGAGCCGCTGCTCAGCGAAGGCTCGCGCGTGGTCTTCGTGACCAGCCACCAGGCGCACTTCATCAGAACGACTCCGACCATGCCCGAGTACGAGCCCGTGGCGAAGTCGAAGCGCGCGGGCGAAGATGCTCTTCGCGAGCGCATTCCCGCGCTGGCCGAGAAGGGAATCGGCTTTGTCGTCGTCTCTGGCGACATGATCGAGGGAACCATTACCGCTACGCTTCTCAACCGGATGAATCCCGGAGCGATCGAAGAACGAAAGAAGGCCGCGGGCAAGCTCTACAACGTCGCCGAATTCGCCGCCGAGGTGGCTTCGGCTGCCGTCGACCCCGTACCCGACGACAATACGCGCCTCGTCGGCGACGTCTCGGACTTCGCTCCGGAGGCCTAG
- a CDS encoding DEAD/DEAH box helicase has product MTSRTTERSAAYSAFTAGLDFSLDEFQQRACDAIDADHSVLVAAPTGAGKTIVAEYAIHVAMREANAKVFYTAPMKALSNQKFTELTERYGADSVGLLTGDTNINPRARIVVMTTEVLRNMLYADSDLLPNLAFVVLDEVHYLADRFRGAVWEEVIIHLPERVRLVALSATVSNAEEFGDWIQTVRGDTEVIVSEERPVPLDQHVMIHGDLVPLFADGGTGDSVNPELVRLAKYGGRAPVSKRDRNSRQRGRGSQRVRREEVVRLLDDHQLLPAIYFIFSRAGCDGAVEQVLRSGLRLTDADERREIREFAEERCRSIPDRDRSILGYWSWLDALQRGVAAHHAGMLPVFKEVVEELFRRRLLRVVFATETLSLGINMPARTVVLEKLEKFNGESRVRITPGEYTQLTGRAGRRGIDVEGHSVICWHDGLEPGAVGSLASKRSYPLTSSFRPTYNMAVNLIAQFGQERTREILESSFAQFQADRAVLSLARTVREQEQSLDGYAESMSCDRGDFAAYAALRRELTDLERKSAQVHSMSRAKRDKRQKRIAELQKRMRQHPCHRCPDRESHARWAERWWRLRRETDQLKRRIASRTSAVAAVFDRVTDVLVELDYVRGDAEGEPVLTDDGRMLSRVYGERDLLVAECLRHGLWDRLDGASLAAMVSCLLFEPKRDSAEYADHYLPRGPFRDALGETTRVWMVLDDLEERHRLNRSEPPSTALAPAVHMWARGEELDRVLVEADMAAGDFVRWCRQIIDLLDQISGIASPAMAETARTAIDSVRRGIVAYASV; this is encoded by the coding sequence GTGACATCCCGGACCACTGAGCGCTCTGCTGCCTACTCCGCATTCACTGCGGGGCTCGACTTCTCGCTCGACGAGTTTCAACAACGCGCGTGCGACGCCATCGACGCGGACCACAGCGTTCTCGTCGCGGCACCGACCGGCGCAGGAAAGACCATCGTCGCGGAGTATGCCATTCACGTCGCCATGCGCGAGGCCAATGCGAAAGTCTTCTACACCGCCCCCATGAAGGCGCTGAGCAATCAGAAGTTCACGGAGCTGACCGAGCGGTACGGAGCGGATTCCGTCGGTCTGCTGACGGGAGACACCAATATCAATCCGCGTGCGCGCATCGTGGTGATGACTACAGAAGTGCTGCGCAACATGCTCTATGCAGACTCCGATCTGCTTCCCAACCTCGCGTTCGTGGTGCTCGACGAAGTGCACTATCTGGCGGATCGGTTTCGAGGTGCCGTCTGGGAAGAGGTGATCATTCATCTTCCCGAACGGGTACGACTCGTCGCGTTGAGCGCGACAGTGTCGAACGCCGAGGAATTCGGCGACTGGATACAGACCGTGCGCGGCGACACGGAGGTAATCGTCTCTGAGGAGCGCCCGGTTCCGCTTGATCAGCACGTCATGATTCACGGTGACCTTGTACCCCTTTTCGCCGATGGGGGAACGGGCGACAGCGTGAATCCTGAGCTTGTGCGGCTCGCAAAGTACGGGGGCAGAGCGCCCGTGAGCAAGCGAGACAGGAACAGCAGGCAGCGCGGTCGAGGAAGTCAGCGGGTACGGCGAGAAGAGGTGGTTCGCCTCCTCGACGACCACCAGCTGCTGCCGGCGATCTACTTCATCTTCAGCCGCGCCGGGTGCGACGGCGCCGTCGAGCAGGTGCTGAGATCAGGCCTTCGCCTGACAGACGCGGACGAGCGGCGAGAGATTCGCGAGTTTGCGGAGGAGCGCTGTCGCAGCATCCCCGACCGGGATCGGTCCATTCTCGGCTACTGGTCATGGCTCGATGCTCTGCAGCGTGGCGTCGCTGCTCACCATGCCGGAATGCTGCCCGTTTTCAAGGAAGTGGTCGAGGAGCTGTTCCGACGTCGGCTGCTTCGCGTGGTCTTCGCCACCGAGACCCTTTCGCTCGGCATCAACATGCCCGCGCGAACGGTCGTTCTCGAGAAGCTCGAGAAGTTCAACGGCGAATCGCGTGTGCGGATCACACCGGGGGAGTACACCCAGCTGACCGGCCGTGCCGGGCGACGAGGAATCGACGTCGAGGGCCACTCGGTGATCTGCTGGCACGACGGTCTCGAGCCCGGTGCCGTTGGGTCGCTCGCGTCGAAGCGCAGCTATCCGCTGACCTCGAGCTTCCGGCCGACGTACAACATGGCAGTGAATCTCATTGCGCAATTCGGCCAAGAGCGCACGCGTGAAATCCTCGAATCGTCGTTCGCCCAGTTCCAGGCCGATCGCGCCGTGCTCTCGCTCGCACGGACCGTGCGAGAGCAGGAACAGTCGCTTGACGGCTATGCCGAGTCGATGTCGTGCGACCGCGGAGACTTCGCAGCGTACGCTGCACTGCGGCGCGAACTGACCGATCTTGAGCGCAAGAGCGCTCAGGTGCACTCGATGTCCCGCGCAAAGCGCGACAAGCGCCAGAAGCGCATTGCCGAGCTGCAGAAGCGCATGCGACAGCATCCGTGCCACCGCTGCCCAGACCGGGAATCACACGCCAGATGGGCAGAGCGCTGGTGGCGCCTGCGTCGCGAGACCGACCAGCTGAAGCGCCGCATCGCGTCGCGCACGAGCGCCGTGGCCGCGGTATTCGACCGAGTCACCGATGTGCTCGTCGAACTCGACTATGTTCGTGGCGACGCCGAGGGGGAGCCCGTTCTCACGGATGACGGGCGGATGCTGTCACGCGTGTACGGCGAGCGGGATCTGCTCGTCGCAGAATGTCTGCGCCACGGGCTCTGGGATCGCCTCGACGGCGCTTCACTGGCGGCGATGGTGAGCTGCCTGCTCTTCGAGCCGAAACGGGATTCCGCCGAGTACGCCGACCACTATCTTCCGCGCGGACCCTTCCGTGACGCACTCGGTGAGACCACCCGGGTCTGGATGGTCCTGGACGACCTCGAAGAGCGTCACCGCCTCAACCGCTCTGAGCCGCCATCCACAGCGCTCGCGCCGGCCGTGCACATGTGGGCACGCGGAGAAGAGCTCGACCGGGTCCTCGTCGAGGCTGACATGGCCGCTGGAGACTTCGTGCGCTGGTGCCGGCAGATCATCGACTTGCTCGATCAGATCAGCGGCATTGCATCGCCGGCAATGGCGGAAACGGCTCGAACGGCAATCGACTCCGTGCGCCGCGGCATTGTGGCGTATGCCTCCGTCTGA
- a CDS encoding HdeD family acid-resistance protein translates to MNGRGTTWLIDHVALSPGQVKGVRAALIVGGLAAVVLGIVIWAWPGVTLLLVAWAFGVFFIVAGIARAGLGLAAFDETTGGKILAVILGIFLVIAGIVVLINPGFGVALLATMVGFVWIVEGAASLASLPTSSLKWLAIVYGVLSIVGGVFVILSPNFAAGVMLIFAATMLVVGGIAQTLEGIVFARGRDKPVTAGAYSD, encoded by the coding sequence GTGAACGGTCGCGGTACGACGTGGCTTATCGATCATGTGGCTCTCTCCCCCGGGCAGGTCAAGGGCGTGCGAGCAGCCTTGATCGTCGGCGGACTGGCGGCCGTGGTTCTGGGGATCGTCATTTGGGCGTGGCCCGGTGTCACTCTGCTTCTTGTCGCGTGGGCATTCGGCGTGTTCTTTATCGTTGCGGGCATCGCGCGCGCGGGTCTGGGCCTTGCGGCGTTCGACGAGACGACCGGGGGCAAGATCCTCGCCGTCATTCTTGGAATCTTTCTCGTCATCGCCGGCATCGTTGTGCTCATCAACCCCGGGTTCGGCGTCGCTCTTTTGGCGACCATGGTCGGCTTTGTCTGGATCGTCGAGGGCGCCGCTTCACTCGCGTCGCTGCCGACGAGCTCTCTCAAATGGCTTGCGATCGTGTACGGCGTTCTGAGCATTGTGGGAGGCGTGTTCGTCATACTCTCGCCGAACTTCGCCGCGGGCGTGATGCTCATCTTCGCAGCGACGATGCTTGTGGTCGGTGGCATCGCCCAGACGCTCGAGGGAATCGTGTTCGCTCGCGGGCGTGACAAGCCGGTGACGGCCGGCGCGTACTCGGACTAG
- the tatC gene encoding twin-arginine translocase subunit TatC, which translates to MTLAEHLLELRKRLFIAAIAIVLGMIAGFVVSNFVISLMSEPIREIAESKQASLNFDTVTSGFDLHMKVALTLGFVVSAPVWLYQIWAFLVPGLKRTEVKYILGFILTAIPLFFAGCFAGWIVMPHIVELMAGFTPDDASNLYQAGYYYDFILKLVLAVGIAFVLPVFLVLLNFVGVLSARAIIKGWRIALLVIMLFCAIATPAADVISMFLLAIPMIILYFAAYLVSYVNDRRRAKKAAKLESEYLS; encoded by the coding sequence ATGACGTTGGCCGAGCACCTGCTCGAGCTGCGTAAGAGGCTCTTCATCGCGGCGATTGCGATCGTCCTCGGGATGATCGCCGGTTTTGTCGTTTCCAATTTCGTCATCAGCCTGATGTCGGAGCCGATCCGTGAGATCGCCGAATCCAAACAGGCGAGCCTCAACTTCGACACGGTGACGAGTGGATTCGATCTGCACATGAAGGTCGCGCTGACGCTCGGTTTCGTCGTGTCGGCTCCGGTCTGGTTGTATCAGATCTGGGCGTTCCTCGTTCCCGGCCTGAAACGCACCGAGGTCAAATACATCCTCGGGTTCATCCTCACCGCGATCCCGCTGTTCTTCGCCGGGTGCTTCGCCGGGTGGATCGTCATGCCCCACATCGTTGAGCTCATGGCCGGTTTCACCCCCGATGATGCGTCGAACCTGTACCAGGCGGGGTACTACTACGACTTCATTCTGAAGCTCGTTCTGGCCGTCGGCATCGCCTTCGTTCTGCCCGTCTTTCTCGTGCTGCTGAACTTCGTGGGCGTCCTCTCGGCCCGCGCCATCATCAAGGGGTGGCGCATCGCCCTCCTCGTGATCATGCTGTTCTGCGCCATTGCGACGCCCGCGGCCGACGTAATCTCCATGTTCCTGCTCGCGATCCCCATGATCATCCTGTACTTCGCCGCATACCTCGTGTCGTACGTGAACGACAGGCGGCGTGCGAAGAAGGCCGCAAAGCTGGAGTCCGAGTACCTGTCGTGA
- a CDS encoding tetratricopeptide repeat protein: MDTDPALRAELDAIFEARDRSHMAPTIAAVVELLSQHPDDPAVLYEVGGAYDTDGQEEVAAEFYRRAMNAGLDGRWLRQCYLQYGSTLRNLGRVDESIAIFDEALRAFPESESLAIFRALSVHAAGKPSAALGAVLELIADRYRTDEVLRYEEALRGNAAHLQSVDER; encoded by the coding sequence ATGGACACAGATCCGGCGCTGCGGGCGGAGCTTGACGCCATTTTCGAAGCGCGCGATCGAAGCCACATGGCTCCCACGATCGCAGCTGTAGTCGAGCTGCTCTCGCAGCATCCCGATGACCCCGCGGTACTGTACGAGGTTGGCGGCGCGTACGACACGGATGGCCAGGAGGAGGTCGCGGCCGAGTTTTACCGAAGGGCGATGAACGCCGGGCTCGATGGTCGGTGGCTCCGGCAGTGCTACCTCCAGTACGGCAGCACTCTCCGCAATCTCGGGCGCGTCGACGAAAGTATTGCGATCTTCGACGAGGCTCTGCGGGCTTTTCCCGAGTCTGAATCGCTCGCGATCTTTCGAGCACTATCCGTGCACGCGGCGGGAAAGCCGAGCGCAGCGCTCGGAGCCGTGCTCGAATTGATCGCGGACAGATACCGTACGGATGAAGTTCTGAGATACGAAGAGGCACTCCGCGGAAACGCTGCCCACCTGCAAAGCGTGGATGAACGTTGA
- a CDS encoding glycerophosphodiester phosphodiesterase family protein: protein MSRVESVVVAERFMTIGFLAPQRDIRIFAHRGLAAGVPENTLAAFSAAVAAGADYIETDVHVTHDGVCVIHHDPVVEVAGTSWRIAEVSYETLRGLDLGQGETIPTLADALGAFPEVRFNIDVKVLDAAGPAARAIIDAAAMDRVLVTSFDERTRRAALDLLPGVATSASSAKIIAALPWMLLGVPSRVAAALRGIPAVQIPEKRGPLRLVSPRIVRLMHRAGIEVHVWTINDPADMARLHDWGVEGIVTDRCDVAIRMTRR from the coding sequence GTGTCGCGCGTCGAGTCCGTCGTCGTCGCGGAGCGCTTCATGACTATCGGCTTCCTTGCGCCGCAGCGAGACATACGGATTTTCGCCCACCGTGGCCTCGCCGCAGGAGTCCCAGAGAACACACTCGCGGCGTTCAGCGCGGCTGTCGCGGCGGGCGCGGACTACATCGAGACCGACGTGCATGTCACGCACGACGGCGTGTGCGTGATTCATCATGACCCCGTGGTCGAGGTCGCGGGAACGAGCTGGCGCATCGCCGAAGTCAGCTACGAAACCCTTCGGGGTCTCGACCTCGGACAGGGCGAGACCATTCCGACTCTCGCTGACGCGCTGGGTGCCTTCCCCGAGGTTCGGTTCAATATTGATGTGAAGGTTCTGGATGCTGCCGGGCCAGCGGCCCGCGCCATCATCGACGCAGCCGCGATGGACCGCGTTCTCGTGACATCCTTCGACGAACGGACGCGGCGCGCTGCGCTCGATCTGCTGCCGGGCGTCGCAACAAGCGCTTCCTCCGCCAAGATCATCGCCGCTCTCCCCTGGATGCTCCTCGGCGTCCCGTCTCGCGTCGCCGCCGCGCTCAGGGGAATTCCGGCTGTTCAGATTCCCGAGAAGCGAGGGCCGCTCCGTCTCGTGTCCCCTCGGATCGTGCGCCTCATGCATCGGGCGGGAATCGAAGTGCATGTCTGGACGATCAACGACCCGGCCGACATGGCTCGGCTGCATGACTGGGGCGTCGAAGGCATCGTCACCGATCGCTGCGATGTCGCCATTCGCATGACCCGCCGCTAG
- the tatA gene encoding Sec-independent protein translocase subunit TatA has translation MLGNLNGWHLVIILFLVLLLFGAPKLPGLARSVGQSMKIFKSEIKNNDDESQSGETRPSTDDAQKKTTTSSETASTPEKPTDDPTPKS, from the coding sequence ATGCTTGGCAACTTGAACGGATGGCACCTCGTCATCATCCTCTTCCTCGTCCTCCTGCTCTTCGGTGCCCCGAAGCTTCCCGGGCTCGCCCGCAGCGTCGGTCAGTCGATGAAGATCTTCAAGAGCGAGATCAAGAACAACGACGACGAATCGCAGAGCGGCGAGACGCGCCCGAGCACAGACGATGCGCAGAAGAAGACGACGACATCGTCTGAGACTGCGTCCACGCCCGAGAAGCCAACCGACGATCCGACCCCCAAATCCTGA
- a CDS encoding RNA polymerase-binding protein RbpA — MADRSLRGMRLGAQSLQSEEGVVFSERVQRTYQCTECKKETTLTFAADAEAPDTWECKACGGEALLLVGTETVAVDHSDAKTPRSHWDMLLERRSRDELEVLLQERLEYLRARRGEQKSA; from the coding sequence ATGGCAGATCGCAGTTTGCGCGGAATGCGCCTCGGCGCCCAGAGCTTGCAGAGCGAAGAGGGCGTCGTATTTTCAGAACGAGTTCAGCGCACCTATCAGTGCACCGAGTGCAAGAAAGAGACGACCCTCACTTTTGCAGCGGATGCTGAAGCTCCGGACACGTGGGAGTGCAAGGCCTGCGGCGGTGAAGCGCTGCTTCTGGTCGGCACGGAGACCGTCGCGGTCGATCATTCAGATGCGAAGACCCCGCGGTCTCACTGGGACATGCTTCTTGAGCGGCGAAGCCGTGACGAGCTTGAAGTGCTTCTGCAAGAGCGCCTCGAGTACCTTCGCGCTCGACGAGGCGAGCAGAAGAGCGCCTGA
- a CDS encoding helix-turn-helix transcriptional regulator, with protein sequence MSDSTRAAARVPVEERLFSLVLALVATESGLTKDAILSTVQGYRQRFSAGGDNASLERQFERDKDDIRDLGIPLETVTPPEEDGNSQNTRYRIPKGEYDLPGDITFTAEEITLLGLAATVWREGTLSGESQRALMKLRSLGVTEIDPVIGVAPRLRTREAAFEPLRTALERHVVVSFPYVKPGDASARVRTVAPLALVQHSGRWHLYATDMDIDERRTFLLSRMVQTPRSSGRTFDVPDDAESFAETALRDLDRIWQRNVATVRAEPHTHAWFRLSRLHDAEAIDDDVFRLHFTDINILADEIASFGPEAEAIAPPSLRAAIVQRLTRTWSAHSGAEEKQ encoded by the coding sequence GTGTCCGACTCCACTCGAGCTGCAGCGCGCGTTCCGGTCGAAGAACGCCTGTTCAGTCTTGTCCTCGCACTTGTCGCGACGGAGTCGGGGCTGACGAAGGACGCGATCCTCTCCACGGTGCAGGGGTACCGCCAGCGGTTCTCAGCCGGAGGCGACAACGCGAGCCTCGAGCGGCAGTTCGAGCGCGACAAAGATGACATTCGCGATCTCGGTATTCCGCTTGAAACCGTGACCCCGCCCGAAGAAGACGGCAATTCACAGAACACGCGGTACCGCATCCCGAAAGGCGAGTACGACCTGCCCGGGGACATCACGTTCACGGCAGAGGAGATCACGCTGCTCGGACTCGCCGCAACGGTGTGGCGCGAGGGGACGCTTTCGGGTGAATCCCAGCGCGCCCTCATGAAGCTGCGATCGCTCGGCGTCACCGAGATCGATCCCGTGATCGGCGTCGCTCCACGACTCCGCACGAGAGAAGCGGCGTTCGAGCCGCTGCGCACCGCGCTCGAGCGGCATGTCGTCGTGTCGTTCCCGTACGTCAAGCCGGGCGACGCGTCCGCGCGCGTCAGAACCGTTGCGCCGCTGGCTCTTGTTCAGCACAGCGGTCGCTGGCACCTGTACGCGACCGACATGGACATTGACGAGCGACGCACGTTTCTGCTGTCGCGCATGGTGCAGACGCCGCGGTCGTCTGGTCGTACCTTCGACGTCCCCGACGATGCAGAGAGCTTCGCCGAAACGGCGCTGCGAGATCTCGACCGCATCTGGCAGCGCAATGTAGCGACCGTCCGCGCGGAACCGCACACGCACGCCTGGTTTCGTCTGTCACGACTCCACGACGCCGAAGCGATCGACGACGACGTGTTTCGCCTGCACTTCACCGATATCAACATCCTCGCCGACGAGATCGCCTCCTTCGGACCGGAAGCCGAGGCTATCGCGCCGCCGAGCCTGCGCGCAGCGATCGTGCAGCGGCTCACACGCACATGGTCGGCACATTCCGGGGCGGAGGAGAAGCAGTGA
- a CDS encoding helix-turn-helix transcriptional regulator produces MTPRTPGARDKLAFLLSLVPYLLDRRQSTVAEAAAHFDVAEEQVRQSVRLIAVSGVPGESSQYQHNDLFDIDWDAFEERDEIIITHLVAIDDSPRFSSREAAALIAGLQYLSALPEQADRDVVGGLMAKLTRGASEAPIQVAVERGSTDGTLADIREAVASERQIEFTYINARDERERRRVDPLRIDSLDQNWYVRAWCHLRGGVRTFRLDRMSDVRVIDAEITHRAADVTLPDTLFQTSDDDVSVIVDIAKDAVPLIDEYIASTKPGKDPARVTATLRLAHIASLGRLIVGLPGQARVLDPPEARDRIAHWASRALSRYENDRPQPRDAAHS; encoded by the coding sequence GTGACCCCACGTACACCGGGCGCGCGCGACAAGCTCGCGTTTCTCCTGTCGCTGGTTCCGTATCTGCTCGATCGCCGACAGTCGACGGTCGCTGAGGCCGCGGCTCATTTCGACGTCGCCGAAGAGCAGGTGCGTCAATCGGTGCGCCTCATCGCCGTCTCGGGCGTCCCAGGCGAAAGCTCGCAGTACCAGCACAATGATCTTTTCGATATCGATTGGGATGCTTTCGAGGAACGCGATGAGATCATCATCACCCACCTCGTCGCAATCGATGATTCGCCCCGCTTCTCGTCCCGCGAAGCGGCAGCGCTCATTGCTGGCCTGCAGTACCTCTCCGCATTGCCGGAACAGGCCGATCGCGACGTTGTCGGAGGTCTCATGGCCAAACTCACGCGCGGCGCCTCCGAAGCACCGATTCAAGTGGCGGTCGAGCGGGGATCCACAGACGGCACACTTGCAGACATCCGCGAAGCCGTTGCGTCCGAGAGGCAAATCGAGTTCACGTACATCAACGCGCGCGATGAGCGCGAGCGTCGACGCGTCGATCCGCTGCGCATCGATTCACTTGACCAGAACTGGTATGTACGTGCGTGGTGCCATCTTCGCGGTGGAGTCCGGACGTTCCGGCTCGACCGCATGTCCGATGTTCGGGTGATCGATGCTGAGATCACTCACCGCGCCGCAGACGTGACTCTGCCCGACACGCTCTTTCAGACATCTGACGACGACGTCTCCGTCATCGTCGACATCGCAAAAGATGCGGTGCCGCTCATCGACGAATACATCGCGTCGACGAAGCCGGGGAAAGACCCCGCACGCGTCACAGCGACGCTGCGTCTCGCGCATATCGCGAGTCTCGGGCGCCTCATCGTCGGTCTTCCCGGCCAGGCACGAGTGCTCGACCCTCCCGAGGCCCGCGATCGTATCGCGCACTGGGCGTCACGCGCCCTGTCACGGTACGAGAACGATCGACCGCAGCCGAGGGACGCCGCGCACTCGTAA
- the lnt gene encoding apolipoprotein N-acyltransferase, producing MSRSRRRTPASPRPLIPLLPAIIIAAAAGPVLDAAFPDKNVWPLAFVGVAMILVTLVGRRAGTSLLVGFVAGLSFYLTHVAWATLYLGPIPWIALSTLEALFFAVGALLITLAYRWVPRVWTSAVARFALLPAVVAALWTGREAVASVWPYGGFAWGRVSLSQSMSPFADLVSWLGLSGLSFVIVLITAVTVQLIVTPGALRLSAGFVPVALIASVLAVPIWPTQQTGTSTIAAVQGNGKAGYFDEREPGDILISQLEATQDVIGHNIDLLVWPENGTDLDPTRDSAAAVALNLLSESLGRVPILTGTITHRDGNYYNTSLLLQDGRVADYYDKVHPVPFGEYVPDREFWEPLAPDLIGLIQREYVPGTRDSVMNINGMIAGVSICFDIVDDALVRDTIDRGAQVIIAQTNNADFGQTDENQQQLAIARMRALETGRALVNISTVGESQMIAPDGSTIQEIPSHEPGYLLQTLPLMRGTTPAVTLGAQIELFIALFGLSALVAAGTGARRPRQAR from the coding sequence GTGTCCAGATCTCGACGTCGAACACCAGCATCGCCCCGACCGCTGATCCCCCTTCTTCCGGCGATCATCATTGCCGCTGCGGCCGGTCCCGTCCTTGACGCGGCTTTCCCCGACAAGAATGTCTGGCCGCTGGCGTTCGTGGGCGTCGCGATGATTCTGGTGACTCTCGTGGGGCGCCGCGCGGGCACGAGTCTTCTCGTGGGTTTCGTCGCAGGGCTGTCTTTCTATCTCACGCATGTTGCCTGGGCGACGCTGTATCTCGGCCCCATACCCTGGATTGCACTCTCGACCCTCGAAGCATTGTTCTTCGCCGTGGGTGCACTGCTCATCACCTTGGCGTACCGCTGGGTGCCGCGCGTCTGGACGTCGGCCGTCGCGCGCTTCGCCCTCCTTCCGGCCGTCGTCGCCGCGCTATGGACCGGTCGTGAGGCTGTCGCGAGCGTGTGGCCGTACGGAGGGTTCGCCTGGGGAAGAGTGTCGCTCAGCCAATCCATGAGCCCGTTCGCCGACCTCGTCTCCTGGCTGGGCCTGTCGGGGCTCAGCTTCGTGATCGTGCTCATCACCGCCGTCACGGTTCAGCTCATCGTGACTCCCGGGGCGCTTCGTCTCTCGGCAGGTTTCGTGCCGGTCGCGCTCATCGCCTCTGTGCTCGCCGTACCGATCTGGCCGACCCAACAGACCGGAACATCGACGATCGCGGCCGTGCAGGGCAACGGAAAAGCCGGCTACTTCGATGAACGCGAACCCGGAGACATCCTGATCTCTCAGCTCGAGGCGACGCAAGACGTGATCGGACACAACATCGATCTGCTCGTGTGGCCCGAGAACGGAACAGATCTCGACCCGACGCGCGACAGCGCCGCTGCCGTCGCGCTCAACTTGCTGAGCGAATCTCTGGGCCGCGTGCCGATTCTCACCGGCACCATCACCCACCGCGATGGCAATTATTACAACACGTCGCTCCTGCTCCAGGATGGCCGCGTCGCCGACTATTACGACAAGGTTCATCCGGTCCCGTTCGGCGAGTACGTGCCTGATCGAGAATTCTGGGAGCCGTTAGCGCCCGACCTCATCGGATTGATTCAGCGCGAATACGTTCCAGGCACACGCGATTCCGTCATGAACATCAACGGCATGATCGCCGGGGTCTCGATCTGCTTCGACATCGTCGATGACGCGCTTGTGCGCGACACGATCGACCGCGGCGCGCAAGTCATCATCGCTCAGACGAACAACGCCGACTTCGGACAGACCGACGAGAACCAGCAGCAGTTGGCGATCGCACGCATGCGCGCGCTCGAGACGGGGCGCGCGCTCGTCAACATCTCGACGGTGGGGGAGAGCCAGATGATCGCCCCCGATGGATCGACGATCCAGGAGATTCCGTCACACGAGCCCGGTTACCTGCTGCAGACGCTTCCGCTGATGCGCGGCACAACGCCGGCGGTGACTCTCGGTGCTCAGATCGAGCTGTTCATCGCGCTGTTCGGCCTGAGCGCACTTGTGGCCGCCGGCACGGGTGCCAGGCGGCCACGTCAAGCTCGCTAA